The Opisthocomus hoazin isolate bOpiHoa1 chromosome 2, bOpiHoa1.hap1, whole genome shotgun sequence genomic interval TTTCTGGTTGTTGGCATGGATTTATTTGgtggaggggttttttgtttgttggttttgttttttaacctttACCATAAGTGCTTCTGCATTTATCCAAAATGGCATCAGCTGAAAAATACAAGTTTCAACTCCAGTTAACTGAAGTCCAAAGTCACAGGTCACTTAGACTGAACCCATTTCAccacaaaatacagaagcaatTGTGTTGTGTGCAATCCCATCTGCTGAGAAGTTAAGTAGTACTGCACTGTTAAATCAAGAACACCCTACTCGTCTGCATATCAAAAACTATGTGCACAGTGAGATGCCATATAAAGCTCTTCTTGCTTAGAAGTAAAGCCACCTTGCTTAGGCTACAAGGCATCCACTCACCCCCTAACTCTTGAAACACACAATGACACGAACTCCACAGACAGCTGATGCTCATAAATAGCTGCCACAGTTCCTAACAGTCATATTTTACCTTAACCAAGGCTCAAACCTCATTAAGAAGCATGTTATTTCCTGTCTGCTGCAAAGGCCTCCAGAATTACGTGTGGAACACAACCATATAATTACAATACTAGAGAGTACACAATATTAGAAGATTACACAATATGTAACAATCAAACATTAACACTTCTGAACAAAGTCCAGCACATATTCATGCCAGGTCGTTGACTGTTCATTTGCTAACCAGTCACATAATCAGATTAGTTTTGTTCTGCAGCCTACCCCTTTGTTGGGATGTTCATGTGAAAATACTAATGCAACCCATCTTTCATCTTGCTAGCAGAATTCTCTACATTTAAATCACAATAAGCTTGAAGATAGCTCTTTTGTTATATGCTTGAAAACATAGCTTGGGGGGGGAAAAGCAAATCTTAGATGAAAAGAATACATTACAATCTACTTTTTCTATTCCATTTTTTAATATTCTCAGTTTGATACTGTGTTATGACACTGTCAAACACAATTTTGTAATTGCAACGTTTCCTGCTACTTTTCTGCAGTTCATCCATTTCATGATTTAAGATAAATAAACAAATGTCAGCACAGTTTAGGATGAAACTAAGCACCAGAACACTGAAGTATCCTCAAGGCAGAATCACATTTTTCTGACTGATTTTACAAATCTAGCCTTCTGTGAATTAATACCTCATGAAATTCTATGatttttcctatatttttcaGCTAAAATCATACATGCTTATTTTGTGTACGTTTTTCTACTACTTGAGGCTATAACCAGTCTGCATACATACTACTGCATATGTTGCAGAATTTGGTTTGTCAAAACGGCTGTGGTATGGACTTTTGCTGTCACATTTCATAGTGCATCTAATGATGATTGATAATGTTTTCTTAGCTACCAGTCTATTAGCAAGCTATAGTGAATGCTATTAGTCATCTTATTTTGCTCCTTGCATTCCGTAACacatttttgttccctttttctgGCAAATACTGATGGAAACCAAGCAGATGAATTCTCCGTATCCGAAGGACCTTATTTTTCCATCATTCTTACCCAGTATTGCCTCCGACACCACCAGCATGTAGAACCTACACTGAATACATATCTTCCATTCCATTGATTGCATTCAACCTAATACTTGATTCAGGAATACAGCCAGTACTCGGAGACACTTCACAATTAAAGCACACTAGAGCTCAGAGCTGCAAGGTAACTCCTGCTATCATGGAAAGACTGATAAATCATCAGTAAAACACAGCTGCAGTATGCACAAGTCCGAAACTCGCAGCATTCTCACAGACAGTCCCTCAGAAGAGTCTCTGTGCTGGGACTGGATGCCTTCTCCATTCATTTTTCCTCTCCAGTTTGGATTGCTGGTACAATATTCACCACGTACCAAACAGCCACACAATGAGAATTCCATTCTTCAAACTGTCTCTGCTTTACATGCCATAACTTTTTAGAAACAATATCTGAATGCTATTTTTTCCTCAGTGCTATAAACAAGCACAAAATTTTGCTCATCTGAAGATGATCAAAGATGCCTTGAATACACATTCTGACTTGAAGAATTTAAATCAGCTTTCTGATATAACAGCAAGCATCAAATTCTCCACTGAACTTCAATCTCATTTTAGGAAAGTACATTCAGAAGATAAGAGCCTACCAAAGATAGTTTTAGCAGTAGCATTCTAAGAAAAACAAGCTAAAACATACAGGCAAATCCTCTAGAATACTTTAAGCATCGAGAAAGTTAAAGTGAGACCAAAAGTATTTCATTACACAGCAGAATATCTAATCCACTTacggagagagaaaaacaaaaggctAATGTGGCCTGTTTGAAAAGTAAAATAGCCACAAGTTTGTAATGGCTGAAATGAAACCATGAGTCACACCACGTTACTTGACAGTTTAGATTAATTTATTATCAGATTTATGTAATATAggtacatttttatttgtaaagaCTGTTAGCATACTCATATTAGCATATGGCAGTGCAAAAGGTCAATATCTGGGCAGAGTCTTCTATTCCAATGAGGTATTGTTTATGTTTTGCCATTCCACAGTCTAAACTACAAATACTATCTAAAAACCACCCTAAATTTTTGCTTCTGTACCATTTTAAGCAACTTTCTACAGAAAACTTTACTCATGAGACAATACATTGAAAATGTTCTTCACAAACCAGTAGCATGTGTATCATGTTGATCTGATAATCTTTCCAatttattattcagaaaaaaatattacaacaaACCTACAAGGTACAATGAGTCTTCAATGTATGTAGTTAAATCTAATTGTGGAAGGAAATCTGTGCTGCATAATAGGCCAAAGCAATAGAAATGGGTGTAGAGTCTAAAAAGGAATGACTGAAATCTTCATAATGAAGTAATGTGAACACATATTAATCAGTTCCAAATTATGCACTGTTTAAATGTTTGTAAACAGATTCATTTATGTAACTGGATCTTTTGAGTACTTACTGGAATCCTATACGCAGACATTGAGCGCCATGTTTGAACAATGGAAGACTGGTGAGAAGCTTTACAAAAAAAGTACAAACATACTAAAAGAGAAACTCCAAAAGTTTTATTAGGATTTCAACagacattgcaaaaaaaaattgcataatgattgaaaacataacattttaaacaaagtAGCAATGTGGTATCAAGTAAAAGAAAGACGAACAGCTGTCTATGTATGCTGTAAGGAAGATGTACCAGGAAAGGGATACGACAGTTTTAAAATTCAAGGGCAAATGTGAACAAGCCACATTTTGATAGACTGACTATACACCATAGATGTTTTACAAACTGCATAGCagtgtataaaaaaaaagttttatcctAACTATATTGTATTCCTGCACTTGGAGCAGTTTACAAGGCAGAGATTTTGTTTACAACATTGATATTTTAATAGCTCTGGATTCTcataaaaaataaactaatttaaCAGAAAAGCCTGTATCtacatttgaaaacaaaagtgCATGTATTGAGAAATAGTGTTATTTCTTAAGAAGAACACTGAGTACTtaaaaaagttcattttaataGATCAACAACTGATGACACTTTAGAAGCAGATCTGCACTGTGCTACAAGCGAAATTCTACCAACACCAGCTCCTCTGAATACCCTCTTTTCCTAAGTGACCGAGACACGTGCCTGCCTACCATACTTCTCAGGGTTCCGGGTAGTTACAAAGAATGCCGAGTACCAAAACCACCACACTGCTGACTAAAAAATACCAGTAACAAAACAGCTGTTTTAAAGTAGATTTAGCCATAAATGCAACCATAAACTCCTCAACATTCAGGATCCTTCAAGTCACACAACTACTTTTAAACActggacagcagcagcaaggagccaTTAGAGCTAAAAGGCGAGAACTGATGAAAGTCTGTCTCCTGCCTTGTACTGAAGAATTTGTGGGTAATAAGCATTTCAATACATTCAGAGGACAGGGCGGGGATGGGGGAGGAGGTGTTGAAATCCCTACCTAAAACCCAGTCAGTATAGTCAGATTCATATGTGAATCTAGATTCACCTTTCCACGTAACTGTGGTAACAGCAAAGAGTTACTCCAAATATTGCTAACTTCTGTAGAGGGTTTACTCTTTTCCTCTCTCCAAAAGAAAAAGTGTGGAAAAAGAACATGTACTTTGAAGATCCAGGCAGAACTTCTGTTTGAGCTCTTGTAATTTCAACTCATGGCACTGAAGAactagatttaatttttttctgggcACCTGTAGCACTCTGGATAGAAAAAGGCAGTGAACGTTTAGCTGGGCTGGACCCAGAATGGGAAATGCACAGACACCAAAGTTGTGAACTGCAGCCAGACTAGCCATAAACAAGTGTCCAGTACAGAAATTACGAGTAATAAATTCAGCCATTTTTGTAAACATCTCCTTACTAATCTCTTATTTTTTCCTATAATGGAAATATGTACTGTATTTCTTTGTTCCAAGCTCTGGTCTGTTTTTGTTTTAGCTTTGTGGCACAGTTGCTAAGTGCAACAGGCTAGAGACACCAACATTAATACAAACAAGTTGGAAAGTCAATTCAAGTTATTACAGTTTTGTTATACCAGGCCATTCTTTATAGCATGTATTCTCTGTTCACAAATGCATTGTAAGATCTTTTATTATGGAAGACTGGAAGCAACTTGGAGCTGTTCATTTAACAGGTGTGATTGAACACACATTTCTGATATGCCTTATGCAACTAACAAATCATGTCTCATCTTATGAAGATGATACATTTGCTATACATACCAGTAATTTAAAATGCTCCtcaaaacagcagcatttttataGACAAATTAACAGAAAAGGAGACAATACATCTCACAATACCAGAAAACAAGTAAAGCCCTTTCATTAGCTGCATTATAAATTCGTAACTGTTCATCACATACTTTCAATTTCTGACTGCTCAAGCAATTTAACCCTCGGCCAACTGCAGgacaaggaaaaacattttaaacattttatatcGATGTCATTGTAGGTGCAAGAGTAAAAACTAGTATACCATGTTTTTAGCTCTAAAAGTTTTGCTCCCAAAAGTGAAATAACCATTAAGAGTTCAGACAAAAAATAATCATTGTTGACATGTGAAAAGAAAGTTGTACTAAAAATTAAGATGCTGTAAATCTGAGTTCACTTAGATCACtcctaaaaaaatttttttaaaaaaaagctgatcCTAGATCACCTGTTAACTAGGAAGAGCACTAGAACACTGATTTCATGAGAAAAGATGCACTTAAAAACCTGTGTTTGAGATATCTACTATAAAGTTTGGAactcttatttttcaaatatttggactataatttgttaaaaaaaaaaaaagaccaaatacAGCAAGTACATTTAGTCGGGATTTTGTCTCACTACAATTCAGTGTTTTCTATCTAAATGTGCATACCATTTGGAGGCCATTTTTGAAATGTTAGCAGTCAACAGCAACATGGGCACCAGTGAATCAGAAAACACACCTTAGCATTTTGTTCTTAAATTATATAAGTTAGATAAAACTACCCTGTCCAGCAAGTTCTGAATTTTTCAAACGTTAAGGCAACTTTCATTACTTTCCAGCTAAACagtattataaaaaataaatgtcactTCAAACCTTATATACACAGTGACAGAATAGATTTAGCTAGAAAGTATCTTTAGTACATTAATAAAGTGTCACGTAATATTACCGAGGTTATATTAGGTGCTTGAGTGTATGTGCAATTGGAGTGGTTGCAATATTTAAAGTACTGGTTTCAAAACAGAGCGCAGTGAACGTCCTTCTTTAGTGAGTTCTCGTGTTACACACATACATGGCAGCGGAACAGCCTCCTCTCTTCTCTCTACAGCATTATAGCTACATTTCTTCAAGTGGTCAGCCATGCTTACGATGTCAGCAAACTTCCACTCATTCACAGTACAGAAGGCCGTACTGAAGCGCCAAACCTAGAAAATAAGTTGCACTTAGGCTCAAAATGTTTTAAGATACCTGAACTCAGAGCAGGAAATTAAATGTTTGTGCTAGAAATCTTTCAGGCAATGTTTTGTGTCTACTATAAATCATACTAACAATCAATGTAACAAAAACATACAGTGCTAAATTTTGTATAGTCAGTCCCAGGCTGATTCAGACTCCAGGTCAACTCTGAACACTGGGAAGAGAGGTAGGCAATACTTTTTGCACCTACAAAGTAGACGAAGTATTGCATAACCAGTCCACAatgatttatttctgaaattatcaGCTCCTGCAATTCCAAATGATTGCTGCAGATACTCTGCAGTTTAGACGGGGAATGGTGAAAACGGTACCATACAAAGGTCACCCAAAGGTTTTAAGAATTCTTAACGTACTTAAGGCACTCAATATCACGGCAATGGATAGGATCTCAACAGATgagcaaaaattaaaattgctGTAAACAGTataaaggcaagaaaagcaaactttGTATGCAACCTTCCCAATTTCATGGACCATTGATATTAAAGAAAATGATGAAGTAAttattcaatattttaaaatcttgggAAAATCAGAGGATAATTTATTTACATCAGGTAAAAACTATATAGACATTACTTCGACTTCTACTTCAAGTGTGGAGGAGACAACCAACCTGCTAGCAATTTTCACTAATTGCTGTTCTACGTGACAATCTGTTTCTTGAAGGGATATTATATCaaaaaacagtaataacaataatgatCAGGGAAAATATTAAGGGAAAAAACAGAGACATGACCAATTTAATACTTTCCCTTTCACCTTCAAAGTAAAAAACAACTTACCTTTTCTTTTATCTGCCAAGAACCACCTCCATCCGGGTACTTTTTCTTCTCCCAAAGCAGTATTACCATTCCACGTGCTTGGAGCAAGCTTCCACACACATCTCTCATTAAACGTGACACTCTTGAAAGCTGACATAAACTAAAGCCATCTAGAAAACTGGCAATGTGCTGCAGAACCTCAAAAGGTAGACTACTCAGATGGTCATTGTGTAGTCCAATCAAGCAGCTTTTTGCTGGTTCTACTAATACTGTGGATATACAAGGTTGAACCCCAAATGACCGTAAGTGGCGGTCATGAATAATTTTTGCCCCTTGTGTTGAAGGACAAAACCTTCGCTGAGAATATGTACACCCATAATATGCCAAAGGACACCTCTGCTCCATCCAGCCATTAAGGCCAGCATGAATGTCACCATGCACATTCTTAAAATGCGACGAGAATTCATTCCTCCTAAACAACTGTCCACAAACAAATGTAAACATTGAACGCTGTTTTGTCTGGTATCTAGCCACATATTCCAATACCAAATCCAGTCCAAGGGTCTGGAATGGACTTGGATTTGAGAGCTGTGGGTTGGCATGATCACATGCAGAAGCTGAAGCTATTTCCCCCACCATTGTATTTGTGGCCAATATAGCAGATGGGAGAGAAAATGTTTGGGTCCCAAAGTCAACGTGATACACATCGACAGTGCGACTTTCTGATATCCCCCTACCTCCGGGAGAGTCTCCTAGGCAAAACAACAGAGCTGCAGTGATTAGATCAATCCCCTGGAGACCCATAGGATCTTCCGTTATCTCCAAATCTGATGTATCAACAGCTTTGTCTTCTTTTGGTGTAGACCAATAGTGGTTAACAAGGAATTTGTATGATCGATGCCGTAAAAGTGAAAATGCATCTACGTTTCTCAATCTTTCTTGCTCCGCTTGTCTCTCTAACATTTCTTCTTCGTTAGCATTATGGTGAAGTAGTGCATGATTAACATTGCCATTAACTAAGTGATCAGCTGATATTACTTCTTTAAGTTGTGCTGTTACAGGGAAGGAGCTGCAAGACTGCAATGCTTCATGGTCATGAGATGCAGTACATTCACCATTTGCTACACCGGATGGTTTTGAATTAGATACACCAAGATCTTCACTCTGGTCCAACACCTTCGAACGTTCACTTTCTACATGGAAGCCATTACACAAAAGTGAGGAGTTACTGAGGTTTAGATTCAAGTCATGTTTTTGCACTGCGTCATAACAAATATCACAAGAACCATTTTTCTCCGTTTGTGAATCCTGACTTGGGCTACCAAAGTTAATTCCCCCAACTGCTCCTATGTTCTCTTCATCTGGATATTCATGGTCAGACTTTTTATCCTGACTAATGCCATTAGAAGCTTGTTCTTTAATTTCAGTATCTTCTTTCATTTCACGTGGTGAAATGCAGAGCCTTGAACTTAACATATTAATGTCCCTTGTAGCAGTGTTCAGGATGTCCAAAGCAGCAGCTAAACTCCTCGTTGTTTCTACAGTAGCTTGATAAAGTGCACCATAGGACTCTTCATCTACTGGCATCAAACCATTTGAATGCACTGTATCTGGGGCACTTGATTTGACAGGGGTTTGTTCTCTGGATTCTGGTATTTGATCACCTCCTTTTGACATCATTGTTGCTACTTTAAGCGATTCTAATAACATGCGCTGGTCTTGAAGGGCCAAAGCCATATCTAGCTGCTCCACTTCATCAACATCTCTACTCAAATTTTCGTAAGATTTTCGGTCTGCGTAACTGACTGGCCATCTATTCCACTCCATGGTACAACATACCACACTTGCAGGACAAACTTCTAGATGATCAGCAATTTTATTTCGGGCTACTATGAAGGGACATCCAAAGCCACTATTCAAACAAGGCACTCTTTCAAGTGGACATAACATGCGATGTTCCTCAGCTTTACATGAGTGAAAAACTGCTCCGCAAACCAGCGGGCATCCAATTAAATCACAGGAAATGCCAGGTTCTGGTCTGGTCATACAACGACGGCTGACACAGTTCACACAGTGTAAATGTTGCTGATGCTCCTCCATGACTGTAAATCCAATTCTGAGTGAAGAGAAAGGAGACAAAAGCATAGAATATTAAATCAATGTTGTCAATATTTACTAACAGTTATTTGCAGTTTTGCATCCTCTTTGTGTACAGAGAGATACATGTTACCACAATGTGAAATGATCAGTAGCCATTTTAAGAGAACAAGTATGTGACATTTtatcacaaagaaaataaaagatacatGTTTGTATCAGAGTTCAAGACACAGTCTATGTATTTATTCACCAGGCATAATATATATAACTTAGGTATAAAATATTATATAATCCTTCCCTCTGGAATAGTTCCTTTCCCCTGCCTATTGCAAATAGATGATTCAATGAAAAACAAAGCATGATCATAGACTATGACCTACTACCTAAAATCATAAACTATATAACTCTACAGAGTAGGGAGATGAAATAAAGGAAGCCAGATTCATCCTCATCTCCAGTTCTCTAAATTAAACAGAGGCAGCCTATTCCCTGGGCTGCTTGATACCACTCAAGTCTCTGACACCCTCTTCACACAGTTGTTTCAGGCAGTCTGCAGCCCTCAGCGTGTAACTCAATCCTGTCGTGTCCCATTCTCTGCCCCTCCATGCCTCTGACAGACAGCAGTCCTTTGCAACAACTCTtcactattctttttttcttcacctgtAGCCTATGGCTCCTACCTTATAGTAGTTGTTGCACAAGGGTAGCAATTATATTACACATTAAATAAGTCCTTTTATTTCACTGACAACTTATACATAAAACTTTCCTACCCAACATGGTCCTATCTCTACCTCCAGTTCAACCCACAAAGggtaatttttttaatgcatcctATGGCCATCCTGGTTACAATACCAGCAGTTCAAAGTGTAATGGCAACACAACAACTTTACATAACAAGgccaaacagcaacaaaaagtcaaataaaattcATTGCATAATCTCTTATAACACTCtgacacaaacaaaaaattcaattttttgttGTGGTatggataaaaaaagaaaaagaaaaaaaaaaaaaagagagtaaccTTTGCGCCTTTGTACCATACGTTGAGACGCGTTGGAATTGCTCACTGGCTGGAGTGCAGGCCCACACAAGTGACCAAGCTCTCCTCTATGCTCTAACAAACTCCTCCTCAGAAGTGATACCACTAGGGATTACAGTTCAGAGATATCAGAGAATGACTTGCACTGTCAGATCTCAAAATACTGTGTCAAAAATACATTGCTCAGTTCCATTCACTCCCCATCCTCCAgcaattttcttgaaaaataaaatgcttacaGAAATTAAGATTAATAGAAATCGTTCCTTATTTTATTCTACTAGCTAACCAGTGCTCTCATGCattttcttcagactaaacacTTCAGTTTGAATGCATTAAAacttcttaaattaaaaatattctaaactgtaaaaataaaactgaacctTTTGTTCCAACTGAAGGTAAGAGGAAACAAAACAGCCTTTTAGACActccattttaaattatttaaagcatttaaataGAAATCTATGTAACACTTCACTCATATTCTTTCAGCGCTTTGAAATTCATGCCAACTTTAAGCAGCAATCAGTCCTCATCCCCCCATCCCTCGTAATCTGGATAACTCAAATATTTTAGCCACCCACTCTCCTGAACACTTCTAACAAAGAAGCATATGTGCTACACTTAGCAGGCAAAACACAGATAAATTTTCTCCACCATACCTTAGTATTTATATACTGAGTAACAAGTAAGTTTCAAATAAATTATCAAGCGCATCAGTCATGGAACTCAGTGACTGACTCGTTAAATATTTTAGGAAACCCTTCTGGCACACAACCTGCTTTCAACTTGCGTATTAAGTCAGACAGCATCTACTGCAAAGAGCTAAAACACGCTCAgtaaagaactgaaaagagaaaaagatttgacTTCTCCGAGACGTTTTAGTTCTTCTAGCAAAGCCTTCTCTAAGTAATTCCTGCCAAATACAGCAGCCTACCTGTTGCTAGACTAAAGAAAACGTCAGTTTTGCATCAGTTTTTCTCAAGTCAACAGGTAAGCAGAGATCAACAGCAAGCTCTCAGgatatatgtgtattttaaagTGCTTAACATAAAACGGAAACAGTCCTGAAAAAGACAATTGCTAGTTTTTAATGCAAGGGCCAACACAGAGCTCAGTCCTTGCTTCATGTATCTAAACACATTCCTGCTCCCATAAAACAAGCAGTCAGGCTTAATTTAATCAGTTACCCACAATtatgcttaaaaaataataataaaaaaccagtTTACCT includes:
- the FBXO30 gene encoding F-box only protein 30 encodes the protein MEEHQQHLHCVNCVSRRCMTRPEPGISCDLIGCPLVCGAVFHSCKAEEHRMLCPLERVPCLNSGFGCPFIVARNKIADHLEVCPASVVCCTMEWNRWPVSYADRKSYENLSRDVDEVEQLDMALALQDQRMLLESLKVATMMSKGGDQIPESREQTPVKSSAPDTVHSNGLMPVDEESYGALYQATVETTRSLAAALDILNTATRDINMLSSRLCISPREMKEDTEIKEQASNGISQDKKSDHEYPDEENIGAVGGINFGSPSQDSQTEKNGSCDICYDAVQKHDLNLNLSNSSLLCNGFHVESERSKVLDQSEDLGVSNSKPSGVANGECTASHDHEALQSCSSFPVTAQLKEVISADHLVNGNVNHALLHHNANEEEMLERQAEQERLRNVDAFSLLRHRSYKFLVNHYWSTPKEDKAVDTSDLEITEDPMGLQGIDLITAALLFCLGDSPGGRGISESRTVDVYHVDFGTQTFSLPSAILATNTMVGEIASASACDHANPQLSNPSPFQTLGLDLVLEYVARYQTKQRSMFTFVCGQLFRRNEFSSHFKNVHGDIHAGLNGWMEQRCPLAYYGCTYSQRRFCPSTQGAKIIHDRHLRSFGVQPCISTVLVEPAKSCLIGLHNDHLSSLPFEVLQHIASFLDGFSLCQLSRVSRLMRDVCGSLLQARGMVILLWEKKKYPDGGGSWQIKEKVWRFSTAFCTVNEWKFADIVSMADHLKKCSYNAVERREEAVPLPCMCVTRELTKEGRSLRSVLKPVL